In Eupeodes corollae chromosome 3, idEupCoro1.1, whole genome shotgun sequence, a single genomic region encodes these proteins:
- the LOC129952336 gene encoding adult cuticle protein 1-like, which translates to MKFAVFAVVVLALALGAQSSVILGAPGPLLAVSGPAGLVTVPGAVSIQAAPGAVSIQSAPGVISLQTAPAVVAPVVVGAEGTYVAKTRGAVHVAPLPGHAQSAASVNLEPAPGTL; encoded by the exons ATGAAG TTCGCCGTATTTGCCGTAGTCGTGCTTGCTTTGGCCCTTGGTGCTCAATCATCTGTGATCTTGGGAGCTCCAGGCCCATTGTTGGCCGTTTCAGGACCCGCCGGTTTGGTTACAGTTCCCGGTGCTGTATCAATCCAAGCTGCTCCCGGTGCTGTATCAATTCAATCTGCTCCAGGTGTCATCTCCCTCCAAACAGCCCCTGCCGTTGTTGCTCCAGTCGTCGTTGGAGCTGAAGGTACCTATGTAGCAAAGACCCGTGGTGCTGTTCACGTTGCTCCATTACCAGGACACGCCCAATCTGCTGCTTCAGTTAATCTTGAACCAGCACCAGGAACTTTGTAA